A window of the Ipomoea triloba cultivar NCNSP0323 chromosome 14, ASM357664v1 genome harbors these coding sequences:
- the LOC116004524 gene encoding myosin-9-like, translating into MQGTPVNIIVGSQVWVEDPTVAWVDGRVTKINKQEVTIDATDGRQVVSNLSKIYPKDEDAPAGGVDDMTKLSYLHEPGVLQNLKSRYQLNEIYTYTGSILIAINPFQKLPHIYDIHMMEQYRGSGLGELSPHVFAIADVAFRAMMNEGKSNSILVSGESGAGKTETTKMLMRYLAYLGGRKGTEGRTVEQQVLESNPVLEAFGNAKTVRNNNSSRFGKFVEIQFDKNAKISGAAIRTYLLERSRVCQVSDPERNYHCFYLLCAAPQEEIERYKLMNPKSFHYLNQSNCYELVGVSDAHDYLATRRAMDVVGISETDQEAIFRVVAAILHLGNIEFTKGKDADTSVLKDEQSKFHLQTTSELLMCDRVALEDALLKRVMVTPEEVIKRSLDPENAAVSRDGLAKTIYCRLFDWLVDKINNSIGQDPNSKSLIGVLDIYGFESFKSNSFEQFCINYTNEKLQQHFNQHVFKMEQEEYTREEIDWSYIEFVDNQDVLDLIEKKPGGVVALLDEACMFPKSTHETFSQKLYQTFKSHKRFIKPKLSRTDFTISHYAGEVLYQSDQFLDKNKDYVVPEHQDLLSSSKCSFVAGLFPPLPEETNKSSKSSKFSSIGSRFKLQLQQLMETLNSTEPHYIRCVKPNNQLKPAIFENVNILQQLRCGGVLEAIRISCAGYPTRKTFFEFLNRFGLLAPEVLEGSYEEKAACKTILDNAGLAGSQIGKTKVFLRAGQMAELDARRAQKLSNAAKKIQRKIRTHIARKYFLALQKSAVTLQSSCRGRIAWKLFEHMQRESASLKIQKNLRGRFAWKSYRNLQDAVISVQTGIRAMAARKAFRFKNQNKAAIIIQACWHGYRTYSYYKKLIRAAIVTQCRWRGRLARRELRKLKMAARETGALKEAKDKLEKQVEELTWRVQLEKRLRTDLEEAKAAEIAKLQNTIQSMHGKVEETTSLLSKEKEAAKKAIEEVSSIVKETPVAVEDTAKIESLSTEMDTIKDELQSEKRRADEFESKCEEALKSNEEKQQKLEETEKKVQQLQESLNRLEEKMTNLESENKVLRQQALAMAQNTKMQSVRSRSSVIQRTESTKSTASSNLDLHSSSLNAREHVEVEGRPQKSLNEKQQEYQDLLIRCVAQHLGFSKGRPVAACIIYKCLRQWRSFEVERTSIFDRIIQTIGQAIETQDNNDILAYWLSNASTLLLLLQRTLKASGAAGIAPQHRRSTSATLFGRMTQSFRGAPQGVNLSLIDGDSATGVDTLRQVEAKYPALLFKQQLTAYVEKIYGMIRDNLKKEISPLLGLCIQAPRISRASLIKGTARALANAAAQEILIAHWQGIVKSLANFLDMLKANHVPPFLVRKVFTQVFSFINVQLFNSLLLRRECCSFSNGEYVKAGLAELEHWCYKATDEYAGSAWEELKHIRQAIGFLVIHQKPKKTLDEISHDLCPVLSIQQLYRISTMYWDDKYGTHSLSPEVISNMRVLMTEDSNNAVSSSFLLDDDSSIPFSVDDLSKPVDQMDISDIEPPPLIRENSGFSFLLPRAD; encoded by the exons ATGCAGGGCACCCCAGTAAATATTATAGTAGGTTCTCAGGTTTGGGTTGAGGACCCAACAGTCGCTTGGGTTGATGGACGTGTTACAAAGATCAATAAACAAGAAGTTACTATTGATGCAACTGATGGGAGACAG GTTGtttcaaatttatcaaaaatttatcccaaagATGAGGATGCTCCTGCTGGAGGAGTTGATGACATGACCAAGCTCTCATATTTGCATGAACCTGGGGTCTTGCAGAACTTGAAATCAAGATATCAACTAAATGAAATATAT ACATATACTGGAAGCATACTAATCGCAATTAATCCATTCCAAAAACTGCCTCATATATATGATATCCACATGATGGAACAATACAGAGGATCAGGTCTAGGAGAACTTAGTCCCCATGTCTTTGCAATTGCTGACGTTGCTTTCAG GGCAATGATGAATGAGGGAAAAAGCAACTCTATTTTGGTAAGTGGTGAGAGTGGAGCTGGTAAAACTGAAACAACCAAAATGCTTATGCGTTACCTTGCGTATTTGGGTGGTCGCAAAGGTACTGAAGGACGGACTGTAGAACAACAAGTTCTCGAG TCAAATCCGGTACTTGAAGCATTTGGAAATGCTAAGACTGTTAGAAATAACAATTCCAG TCGGTTTGGAAAATTCGTTGAGATTCAATTTGACAAAAATGCAAAAATATCTGGAGCAGCTATTAGAACTTATCTCCTTGAGAGATCTCGTGTTTGCCAGGTTTCAGATCCTGAGCGGAACTATCACTGTTTCTACCTTCTTTGTGCAGCACCACAGGAG GAAATTGAAAGATACAAGTTAATGAATCCTAAATCTTTTCATTACTTGAATCAATCAAATTGCTATGAGCTAGTTGGTGTAAGTGATGCTCATGATTATCTTGCAACAAGAAGGGCTATGGATGTTGTTGGAATTAGTGAAACCGATCAA GAAGCAATTTTTAGAGTTGTGGCTGCCATTCTTCATCTCGGTAATATTGAATTTACGAAGGGAAAAGATGCTGATACATCTGTTCTTAAAGATGAGCAATCGAAATTCCATCTTCAGACAACATCAGAGCTTCTTAT GTGTGACCGGGTTGCGCTAGAAGACGCATTATTGAAGCGTGTGATGGTCACTCCTGAAGAAGTTATCAAGAGAAGTCTTGATCCTGAAAATGCAGCAGTTAGTAGGGATGGTTTAGCTAAGACTATATACTGTCGTTTATTTGACTG GTTGGTGGACAAGATTAACAACTCAATTGGACAAGATCCAAACTCAAAGTCACTAATTGGTGTTCTTGACATTTATGGTTTTGAAAGTTTTAAAAGTAATAG CTTTGAACAGTTTTGCATTAATTATACAAATGAGAAGCTGCAGCAACATTTTAATCAG CACGTGTTCAAGATGGAGCAAGAGGAATACACAAGAGAAGAGATCGATTGGAGCTATATTGAGTTTGTTGATAACCAAGATGTCTTAGATCTTATTGAAAAg AAACCCGGGGGCGTTGTTGCTCTTCTTGATGAAGCCTG TATGTTCCCCAAGTCAACTCATGAAACTTTTTCACAAAAGTTGTATCAGACATTCAAGAGCCACAAGCGTTTTATCAAACCAAAACTGTCCCGTACTGACTTCACGATTTCTCATTATGCCGGAGAG GTTCTATACCAATCTGATCAATTTTTAGATAAGAACAAAGACTATGTTGTTCCTGAGCATCAAGATTTGTTGAGTAGCTCTAAATGCTCATTTGTAGCTGGCCTCTTCCCTCCTCTTCCCGAGGAGACAAACAAATCATCCAAATCTTCCAAGTTCTCATCTATTGGTTCTCGTTTTAAG CTACAACTTCAACAACTGATGGAGACTCTGAATTCCACCGAACCTCATTACATCAGATGTGTGAAGCCGAATAATCAACTAAAACCTGCCATCTTTGAGAATGTCAACATCTTGCAACAACTGCGTTGCGGT GGTGTCCTAGAGGCTATTAGAATTAGTTGTGCTGGCTACCCTACTCGTAAgacattttttgaatttcttaaTCGGTTTGGTCTTCTTGCTCCAGAGGTATTGGAGGGAAG TTATGAAGAAAAAGCTGCATGCAAAACGATTTTGGACAATGCTGGGCTTGCGGGTTCTCAG ATTGGTAAGACAAAAGTTTTTCTGAGAGCTGGTCAGATGGCTGAGCTAGATGCAAGGAGGGCACAAAAGCTAAGCAATGCAGCCAAGAAGATTCAAAGGAAAATTAGAACTCATATTGCTCGGAAATACTTTCTTGCTTTACAAAAGTCTGCAGTTACTCTGCAATCTTCATGTCGAG GCCGGATTGCTTGGAAATTGTTTGAACATATGCAAAGGGAATCTGCTTCTCTCAAAATACAGAAAAATTTGCGTGGACGCTTTGCCTGGAAGTCCTACAGGAATCTTCAAGATGCAGTCATATCTGTTCAGACAGGGATCAGGGCAATGGCTGCACGCAAAGCTTTCagattcaaaaatcaaaataaggcTGCGATTATCATACAA GCCTGTTGGCACGGTTATAGAACCTATTCATACTACAAGAAACTCATAAGGGCAGCAATTGTAACACAATGCAGATGGAGGGGAAGGTTAGCAAGGAGAGAGCTTCGAAAACTAAAGATG GCTGCAAGAGAAACAGGCGCACTTAAAGAAGCAAAGGACAAGCTTGAAAAACAGGTTGAAGAACTTACGTGGCGTGTGCAACTGGAGAAACGCCTAAGG ACAGATTTGGAAGAGGCAAAGGCGGCAGAAATTGCAAAGCTGCAGAATACCATACAGTCTATGCACGGCAAAGTTGAGGAAACAACTTCACTCCTCAGCAAGGAAAAGGAGGCTGCTAAGAAAGCTATTGAAGAAGTCTCTTCAATTGTCAAAGAGACACCTGTTGCTGTTGAAGATACAGCAAAGATCGAGTCTTTAAGTACAGAAATGGACACTATAAAG GATGAATTGCAATCTGAAAAACGACGGGCGGATGAATTTGAAAGTAAATGTGAAGAAGCTTTAAAGTCAAATGAAGAAAAGCAACAGAAGTTGGAAGAAACTGAAAAAAAAGTTCAACAACTTCAGGAATCACTCAATAG GCTTGAAGAGAAGATGACAAACTTAGAGTCAGAAAATAAAGTCCTTCGCCAGCAGGCTCTAGCAATGGCACAAAATACTAAGATGCAGTCAGTACGCTCAAGATCATCAGTCATTCAG AGGACTGAAAGCACAAAAAGTACTGCTAGTAGTAACTTA GATCTTCATAGTTCTTCACTGAATGCAAGAGAACATGTCGAGGTTGAGGGAAGACCGCAAAAATCCCTTAATGAGAAACAGCAGGAGTATCAGGACTTGCTCATCCGTTGTGTTGCACAGCATCTGGGCTTCTCTAAGGGCAGACCGGTTGCTGCTTGCATTATCTACAAATGTCTTAGGCAGTGGCGGTCATTTGAAGTTGAAAGGACCAGCATCTTTGACAGGATAATACAAACCATCGGCCAAGCTATTGAG ACTCAGGATAACAATGATATCTTAGCTTATTGGTTGTCCAATGCATCAACTTTGTTGCTTCTGCTTCAACGTACACTGAAAGCTAGTGGGGCTGCTGGGATAGCTCCACAGCATCGGCGATCAACATCAGCAACTCTCTTTGGGAGAATGACACAG AGTTTTCGTGGAGCTCCTCAAGGGGTCAATCTTTCTCTTATTGATGGTGATTCAGCTACTGGAGTGGATACCTTACGCCAAGTTGAAGCCAAATATCCTGCACTTCTGTTCAAGCAGCAGCTGACAGCTTATGTGGAAAAGATTTATGGAATGATCCGTGATAATTTGAAGAAAGAGATTTCTCCATTACTTGGATTATGCATTCAG GCCCCAAGGATATCCAGAGCAAGCTTGATTAAAGGAACTGCACGTGCCCTTGCAAATGCCGCGGCTCAAGAAATTCTTATTGCTCACTGGCAAGGAATTGTCAAAAGCCTTGCAAATTTTTTGGACATGTTGAAAGCCAATCAC GTGCCTCCATTTCTagttcgtaaagtttttacaCAAGTTTTCTCCTTCATCAATGTCCAATTGTTCAACAG TCTCTTGCTAAGAAGAGAATGCTGCTCATTTAGCAATGGTGAGTATGTCAAGGCCGGGCTTGCTGAACTTGAGCATTGGTGCTATAAAGCAACCGATGAG TATGCAGGGTCTGCATGGGAAGAGCTCAAACATATAAGACAGGCCATTGGATTTCTG GTCATACATCAGAAACCGAAGAAGACACTGGATGAGATAAGCCACGATTTATGCCCT GTGCTTAGCATACAACAGCTGTACAGAATCAGCACAATGTACTGGGACGACAAATATGGCACTCACAGTCTTTCCCCTGAA GTTATATCCAATATGAGGGTGCTAATGACAGAAGATTCAAACAATGCTGTCAGCAGTTCTTTTCTGCTAGATGATGATTCGAG CATACCATTCTCAGTGGATGATCTATCCAAGCCAGTGGATCAGATGGACATTTCAGACATTGAACCGCCACCTCTCATTCGCGAAAACTCAGGCTTTAGTTTCTTATTACCTCGTGCAGACTAA
- the LOC116004290 gene encoding transcription factor MTB3-like, translating to MGKKRFCLNEEDRAVMGGVLGSEAVEFFTWLALNNMNSEFSVSGGNLGVQVGLQKIVEGCDWTYAIYWQVAKSKSGKSALIWGDGYCPEAMRRKNKDENGGIDGDKRKQALQMVRACFGGSEEDRFEGKLDSASDVEMFYLTSMHFVFPFDKPSSPSQSFNSGRTIWVSDAKNCLEHYQSRSHLAKLARFETLVFIPLKAGVVELGSLKSIPEQQNVVQMAQKMAVVSNASQAKAIPKIFGRELSLECPNLEAINTSYPPKAEEEPQALGNNQVFGNSLNGYRSDDGDGKLPPQANQVIGGDLSSQAIMSGFALAKENASLEPNERKPRKRGRKPANGREEPLNHVEAERQRREKLNQRFYALRAVVPTISKMDKASLLGDAIAYIIDLQAKIRAMEAGEELKDGPQRQNAVPDIDFCQRRDDAVIRIGCSLDAHPVSRVVKAFRQHQVMAHESSVSVTENDEVVHTFSIRTQGAAVEQLKEKLTASLSL from the coding sequence ATGGGGAAGAAGAGATTTTGTCTGAATGAAGAGGATAGGGCTGTGATGGGAGGGGTTTTGGGAAGTGAAGCAGTGGAATTTTTCACCTGGTTAGCTTTGAACAACATGAATTCAGAGTTCAGTGTCTCAGGTGGGAATTTGGGGGTGCAGGTGGGGCTGCAGAAGATAGTTGAGGGGTGTGATTGGACTTATGCCATTTACTGGCAAGTTGCAAAGTCGAAATCTGGGAAGTCTGCCTTGATTTGGGGTGATGGGTATTGTCCAGAAGCCATGAGGAGGAAGAACAAAGACGAGAACGGGGGCATCGATGGAGATAAGAGAAAGCAAGCTCTTCAAATGGTTCGGGCTTGCTTTGGGGGGTCTGAGGAGGATAGGTTTGAGGGGAAGTTGGATTCGGCTTCGGATGTGGAGATGTTCTATCTCACATCCATGCATTTTGTGTTCCCGTTTGATAAGCCTTCGAGTCCTTCTCAGTCGTTCAATTCTGGTAGAACGATATGGGTTTCGGATGCCAAAAATTGTTTAGAGCATTATCAGTCAAGATCCCATCTTGCAAAGTTGGCTCGGTTTGAGACACTGGTGTTTATTCCACTTAAAGCAGGGGTTGTGGAGCTCGGTTCTCTGAAGTCAATTCCTGAACAACAGAACGTTGTTCAGATGGCACAAAAGATGGCGGTGGTGTCTAATGCTTCGCAGGCGAAAgcaattccaaaaatatttggGCGAGAACTTAGTCTCGAGTGCCCTAATTTGGAGGCTATCAACACGAGTTATCCACCAAAGGCAGAAGAAGAGCCACAAGCATTAGGTAATAATCAAGTATTTGGGAACTCATTGAATGGGTATCGAAGTGATGATGGCGATGGAAAACTGCCCCCACAGGCAAATCAAGTAATCGGTGGGGATTTAAGTTCACAGGCCATAATGTCTGGCTTTGCACTAGCAAAAGAAAACGCTTCACTTGAGCCTAACGAGAGAAAACCAAGAAAGAGAGGTAGAAAACCGGCCAATGGGAGAGAAGAGCCACTGAACCACGTGGAAGCAGAGAGGCAGAGGCGCGAGAAGCTTAACCAGCGGTTTTATGCGCTTAGAGCTGTCGTTCCAACTATCTCGAAGATGGATAAAGCATCTCTGCTCGGGGATGCAATTGCATACATCATCGATCTCCAGGCAAAAATTAGGGCCATGGAAGCCGGGGAGGAGTTGAAAGACGGTCCACAAAGGCAGAATGCTGTCCCCGATATTGATTTTTGTCAGAGACGCGATGATGCAGTCATAAGAATAGGCTGCTCTTTGGATGCTCATCCGGTTTCAAGAGTCGTGAAGGCATTTAGACAACATCAGGTAATGGCACATGAATCTAGCGTTTCAGTGACTGAAAACGACGAGGTTGTTCACACTTTCTCTATCCGGACTCAAGGCGCTGCTGTCGAACAGCTTAAGGAAAAGCTGACCGCTTCTCTTTCGCTGTGA
- the LOC116004291 gene encoding F-box/kelch-repeat protein OR23, with product MAPPYSTVSRQQPRLRTRTLTLTFIPGLPNDLAALILLFIPYSHHSRLKCVCKSWRLLFASKSLISLRYKLLPPRRFSHLLCIFPEDPSITSPCLFDPHNLAWCLLPPMPCNPHGYGLCNFTSIAVGPHLYILGGSLFDTRSFPLDIPCPSSSAFRFDFATLSWESLSPMITPRGSFACAAVPNSDKILVAGGGSRHTVFGAAGSNVSSVEMYDIGKDEWVPLDGLPGFRAGCVGFFVGNGEDREFWVMGGYGNSRTISNVLPVDQYYRDAVVMELKNGGKWKEIGDMWEEGERGRLGKIVVLEDEAWDAPAIFMLEKSTIFRYHRTPNRWLKETSLPKKSSNDKSVGFVALNGELHVMTALNGTNLTQCQSSRQHKRPATLLTQIYHPKKKLWRSFTTKSPFHLPLDFSTAILCTVRL from the exons ATGGCTCCGCCCTATTCGACGGTTTCTAGGCAGCAACCGCGGCTGCGAACCcgaaccctaaccctaaccttTATTCCGGGTCTACCTAACGATTTAGCAGCTCTGATTTTGTTATTCATTCCTTACTCCCATCATTCGCGCTTGAAATGCGTATGTAAATCGTGGAGACTACTTTTCGCATCCAAATCCCTAATTTCTCTACGCTATAAGCTTCTCCCGCCACGTAGATTCTCCCATCTGCTCTGTATATTCCCGGAAGATCCTTCGATTACATCTCCGTGTCTTTTTGATCCTCATAATCTTGCCTGGTGCTTATTGCCTCCTATGCCCTGTAATCCTCATGGCTATGGTCTCTGCAATTTCACCTCCATTGCAGTTGGGCCTCACTTGTATATTCTAGGTGGTTCTCTTTTTGATACCCGATCGTTCCCGCTTGATATCCCGTGCCCTTCCTCATCTGCATTTAGGTTTGACTTTGCTACGTTGTCGTGGGAGTCTCTGTCGCCCATGATCACGCCCCGGGGTAGCTTTGCTTGTGCTGCAGTCCCTAATTCTGATAAGATTCTGGTGGCTGGGGGTGGTTCTCGGCACACTGTGTTTGGGGCTGCTGGGAGTAATGTGAGCTCTGTGGAGATGTATGACATTGGCAAGGATGAATGGGTGCCATTGGATGGGTTGCCAGGGTTCCGAGCAGGGTGTGTTGGATTCTTTGTAGGCAATGGGGAAGATAGAGAGTTCTGGGTGATGGGTGGGTATGGCAATTCAAGAACCATCTCAAACGTGCTTCCTGTGGATCAATACTACAGGGATGCTGTAGTAATGGAATTGAAGAATGGTGGAAAGTGGAAGGAGATTGGGGATATGTGGGAAGAAGGAGAGAGGGGAAGGCTTGGGAAGATTGTTGTTCTTGAGGATGAGGCGTGGGATGCTCCTGCCATATTTATGCTCGAGAAAAGTActattttcag GTATCATAGGACTCCAAACCGCTGGTTGAAAGAAACAAGTTTACCGAAGAAATCCTCTAATGACAAGTCAGTCGGTTTTGTTGCATTGAACGGTGAGTTGCATGTGATGACTGCTCTAAATGGGACCAATTTGACACAGTGCCAAAGTTCAAGGCAGCATAAAAGGCCAGCAACACTATTGACTCAAATATATCATCCGAAgaagaagctatggagatcaTTCACGACGAAATCCCCCTTTCATCTTCCATTGGATTTCAGCACCGCCATTCTTTGCACAGTTCGTCTGTAG
- the LOC116004247 gene encoding cytochrome P450 94A2-like, producing the protein MTEISIISPLILFTTFLAFPLLLLFTINFTKTLKNLFPPKSTKIPRAYPIIGSFFSILSNQRRRVQWIAEVINSTGNLTFVLHRPLGYVQVFTANPSNVEHMLKTHFHVYQKGEISKKALADLMGQGIFNTDGPTWKFQRQLASYEFNMKSLRKFVEIVVDTELTERLVPILSGAAAHGGAGGGAGVDGGVLDLQDILQRFAFDNICKIAFGYDPEYLLPCLPEAKFAVAFEESVRISSERFNSIVPLIWKIKRILNVGSEKKLREVVGEVREFARKMIREKKGEMGEKISIDSLDLLSRFLNSGHSDEEFITDIVISFILAGRDTTSAALSWFFWLIFKHPRVEEEIVREITAGAKCETPVYDEVKEMVYTHACLCETMRLYPPVPVDTKAAIQDDVLPDGTAVKKGTRVSYHPYAMGRVEKVWGADWRLFRPERWLDRDPVTGKYTFVGKDPFTYPVFQAGPRVCLGKEMAFLQMKRVVAGVLRRFTVVPATGEAFEPVYTADLTSKMMGGFPVRIVERPASDDTTY; encoded by the exons ATGACAGAGATCTCAATAATCTCACCATTAATCCTCTTCACCACCTTCCTAGCCTTCCCATTACTCCTCCTCTTCACCATCAACTTCACAAAAACTCTCAAGAATCTCTTCCCTCCAAAATCCACCAAGATCCCCAGAGCCTACCCAATCATCGGCTCCTTCTTCTCCATCCTTTCCAACCAGCGCCGCCGCGTGCAGTGGATCGCCGAGGTTATAAACAGCACCGGAAACCTAACGTTCGTCCTCCACCGCCCTCTGGGCTACGTCCAAGTCTTCACCGCCAACCCTTCCAACGTCGAACACATGCTCAAAACCCACTTCCATGTCTACCAAAAAGGGGAAATCTCCAAGAAAGCCCTCGCCGATTTAATGGGTCAGGGGATTTTTAACACCGATGGACCGACATGGAAGTTTCAGAGACAACTAGCGAGCTACGAGTTCAACATGAAATCTCTCCGCAAATTCGTGGAAATCGTCGTGGATACGGAGCTCACCGAGCGTCTCGTCCCGATTCTCTCCGGCGCCGCCGCACACGGCGGCGCCGGCGGTGGCGCCGGCGTGGACGGCGGCGTTCTTGATCTTCAGGACATTCTGCAGAGGTTTGCGTTTGACAACATTTGCAAAATCGCGTTCGGGTACGACCCGGAATATCTTTTACCGTGTCTCCCCGAGGCGAAATTCGCGGTGGCGTTTGAAGAATCTGTACGTATCAGTAGTGAGAGGTTTAATTCTATTGTGCCGTTAATTTGGAAAATTAAACGGATTTTGAACGTCGGGTCGGAGAAAAAGCTCCGGGAAGTGGTCGGGGAGGTCCGGGAATTCGCTAGAAAAATGATCAGAGAAAAGAAGGGAGAGATGGGGGAGAAAATTTCGATCGATTCTCTTGATCTCTTGTCGCGGTTCTTGAATTCCGGCCACTCCGACGAGGAGTTTATTACGGATATCGTGATAAGCTTTATTCTCGCCGGCCGGGACACCACCTCCGCCGCGTTATCGTGGTTTTTCTGGCTAATTTTCAAGCACCCGAGAGTGGAAGAGGAGATCGTGAGAGAAATCACGGCGGGGGCGAAATGCGAAACGCCGGTGTACGATGAGGTGAAAGAGATGGTGTACACTCACGCGTGTCTCTGCGAGACTATGCGGCTTTACCCGCCGGTGCCGGTGGACACAAAGGCGGCAATTCAG GACGACGTTTTGCCGGATGGGACGGCGGTGAAGAAGGGTACGAGGGTGAGTTACCATCCCTATGCAATGGGGCGGGTGGAGAAGGTTTGGGGGGCGGATTGGCGGCTGTTCCGCCCCGAGCGGTGGCTGGACCGGGACCCGGTCACCGGAAAATATACATTCGTCGGGAAAGACCCGTTTACGTATCCGGTTTTTCAAGCGGGGCCCCGGGTTTGTTTGGGGAAAGAGATGGCTTTTTTGCAGATGAAGAGGGTGGTGGCGGGTGTTCTCCGGCGGTTCACGGTGGTTCCGGCGACCGGAGAGGCGTTTGAGCCGGTTTACACGGCGGACTTGACGTCGAAAATGATGGGTGGGTTTCCGGTTAGGATTGTGGAGAGGCCAGCTAGTGATGACACCACTTATTAG